The genomic stretch GGTCAGGGTCGGTACGCGCCATCACGTCACGCGGCAACACCGAGTCGACACCGGTGGCACCGCCGGGACGCCGGTACGTTGCCAGCACCGCGACAGCAGAGCGGTTCTCGATACGGCCGGGACACCACTGCGCGTCGCGTGGCGCCCACACCCAGACCAGAGCCCCCGGCTCGTAGGCGTAGCTGGCGGCTATCTCATCAGACCGCCGCTGCACCGGACTGACCACGGGAAGCGGAGACATCCTCGTCGCTCCTTTCTTGCTGTAGCACCGCGCCGACGATGATGAGGAAGTCGACTGCGGTGGCGCGTGTCTTGCACGCGGAGACGTGGCAGATCGGGCACGGTTGGAATGGTCGGCGACGATCGCTAGCGCGGAGAGTTTGGCGACAGCGGTGTCAGTGGTCCCCGCTCCCGGCCTGGTTCGCCCCCGGACACCCCCTGTCTGCCAGGGTGAGTTGAGGCCAGCGGTTCATAGCAAGTCCGCCGGACAGGGCGAGTTGAGGATTGAGAAGCGTTGACTACTGCTGTTGACATGGCCGTGGCCGAGGATGGGGTCATGAGTCGTAAGAAGGGACCGCGTTCGGGTGGTCCGCGTGCCCGCCGGTCGTTCACCCCGGGTCAGAAGTTGGAGCTACTGGCCGGATACGAGAAGGCCGTCGCGGCCGGTGACGGTGGGGCGTTCCTGCGGCGTGAGGGCTTGTACTCGTCGTTGATGTCGGAGTGGCGCCGGGCCCGTGACGCCGGGTTGTTGCAGGGCAAGCCGGCTGGGCAGACGGTAGGGCGGCCGTCGGCGGAGCAGGCGGAGATCGCCCGGTTGCGCCGTGAGCTGGAACTGGCGCAGGCGAAGTTGGCGCGGACGGAGACGGCGTTGACGATCATGGGAAAAGCGCGCGAGCTCTTGGAGGACATCTCCAGGAGCGAGCCGGACGGTCCGGACGTGTTCGGGCTCGGCAGACGCTGATGGACACCTACCACCAGCTGACCAGCGCGAAGGTCCCGACGCGGGAGGCGAAGCGGCTGACCGGGATCGCTCGGTCCAGCGCGGATCGGGACCGGCGGCGTCCGACACCGGCCCGGCCGATGCGACGCACGCCAGCGAACGCGCTCACCCTGGCCGAGCGGGAGCATGTGCTGCGGCTGGTGAACAGCCCGGAGTTCGTCGACGCGGCCCCGGCGCAGATCTACGCGGCGCTGCTGGATCAGGGTGTGTACGTCGGCTCGATCGCCACCATGTACCGGATCTTGCGCGAACACGAGCAGGTCCGCGAGCGTCGCCGGCAGGCCCGGCGCCCGGCCCGGCAGCGCCCGGAGCTGGTCGCCGACGCGCCGCGGCAGGTCTACACGTGGGACATCACGAAACTCGCTGGCCCCGTGAAAGGGATCTACTACGACGCGTACGTGATGATCGACGTCTACTCCCGGTACATCGTCGGCGTCCGCGTGCACGCCCGCGAGTCCGGCCCGCTTGCCGAGAACATGATGCGCGAGGTGTTCGACGTCCACGGCGTCCCCCACGTGGTCCACGCCGACCGGGGCACGTCTATGACCTCGAAATCGGTCGCTGACCTGCTCGAAGACCTTCAGGTAGCCCGCTCGCACTCGCGGCCCAAGACGTCCAACGACAACCCGTACAGCGAAGCATGGTTCAAGACGTTGAAGTACGCGCCGGTCTTCCCCAACCGGTTCGCGTCGCTCGCCCACTCCCGAGCGTTCATGAACGACTTCGTCACCTGGTACAACCACGCCCACCGGCACTCCGGAATCGGCCTGCACACCCCCGCCGACGTCCACCACGGCCGCCACCACCAAGTCCACGCCGCACGCCTCGACACTCTCGCCGCAGCCCGCGCCGCGCATCCGGAACGGTTCGGCGCCACCACCCGGACCACACCAAAGATCCTCGACCTGCCCGAACAGGTCTGGATCAACCAACCCCAGCCCCAGCCGCAACAACAAGCCGCTTAACTCCCGTTGGCCTCAAACCCTTGACACGTTCCGACCCGACAAAGCCACAGGTCACAGCGTGGCGTGGCTCATTTCCTTCTCGGCGGCGTGCCGCAACGCCGGCACCATCTCCTCGACGTTGAGCCCGTTGAGGTAGTCGATCACCAGAGCCCGCACGCCCTTGATCGTTTCCGGCATCTGCGCCGGATCAAGACCTGACGGCGGAATGACGGTACGGAAGCGGACATCGTTGATCGCACTACCGATCAGCCGCTCGGCCACCCATTGAGGCACCCGCTCCTTCAACACGAAGGTCAGGTGCACGCTGGCCTCAGAAGCGTTCCGCGAGTGCGGATTGTGTACCCACCCTCGCGGCAACACCAGCACGTCACCAACGGTCAGCTCGAACTCGTAGTCCGGGCCGGCTTGCATCCACTGCGCAACCCACTCGTCCTGCCACAGGTCGGTCGACATGGAGTGGTCACGGTAAGGCGCGTCGACTCTCGGCTTCCACAGCTCCCAGGTCTTCGACCCTTCCAACTGCACGACGATGCTGAGGTACTGGTCCCAGTGGTAGTCCAACCCTTGGTGGCCGGGCGGCGTGATGAAAGCGGTGACGTACCCCGCGCAGCCAGTCTCGGCCTGAATGCCCGCGCAGAAGACGCCCAACGGCGGGTGCCATCGATTCAGCTCCCGCAACTGAAAGGTGCATCCCTTGTCCAACAGCACCTGCGCGGAGGCCGGCAACACCCGGTCATCGGAGCTGTACCGCGCCGGGTGCAGCCCTTCGCCTCGATGGAACACGTTGACGTAGGCACTCGGCGCGCAGCCAGTGTCCAGGAACCCCCGGATCGTCTGCGCGCTGATCACCCGGCCGATCGGGCTGTCGCCGGGCAGCGTAAGCGTGTAAGGGCGGTCGGGCCACGCCGCGACAAGATCATGGGCGGCTTCGGACCCAAGGAGCAGTTCGAGGGACATAGGTATCTCCCAAAATTTCAGTGCGGTGGGAGGGGACACGGGGTGCGGGTGTGGTGGCGATGCGGGCAGCAGATCACCACGTACACGATCACCCGGTCGGCTCCGACGCTGGTGGTGTAGTGCCACACGGCGTCGCTGCCGGCCATCAGACCAGTGCGGGTGTGATGCAGCCGCGCTTCCTGGGGCAGGTAGCTCAACGTCCGGTCCGGCGGGTGCATGGCGTACGTCTCCGCCAGCCAACCCAGCGCGCCATCCACGTCCGTCCAGGTGCGCTCCCGGGCGGTCTGCGACCGACGCAGCAGGTAGTGACCTGTCTCGATCGACGGGACCGTGGCTCGGACAAACGCCACCGCCTGCGCGGAACCGAGATCCCGCCCCGGTGAGCGTTCGTGGTCGTGCTTGCGGTCGAACATTTCATGTCGGCCTGTCCACGGCCCGTACCCGTGCCAGTGATCCTGCTGCCTCGTCGCCACTATTCCCCCAGAGTGGACGGCTGGCCGCGCGCTGCGCGACCAGCCCGGGTGAATCAGATCTCGCCGGCCTGGTAGGCGGCGAAGAAGTTGTCCAGCTCGTCGCGGTTGAAGACCAGCAGCGGTGAGGCGGCGCCCAGCTTCGAGTCTCCGATGATGATGGCGTTCGGGTCGTTCGGGTGGACTCCAGCCGCCACGCAGCTCTCCATCGTGTTGGTGATTCCCCCACCGCACAGCCGCCGGAGGCTGACGTTGGAGATGTCGCCTGCGTACAGGTCGTCCGCGCCCGGGTTACTGCCCGGGGGTGTGCCCTGATCCATGATCGCCTTCCCTTCGGGAATGCCGCTATGCGGGGATTCGGTCCCCGCCCCGTGTTGCACTTGCGCCCATCGGGGAGCAGGAGCATGTCCCCTGGCAGTCCAGGTCGACTCGCACGCTCGCCCCTCCCGATGACCGTTGGTGGGGCTGCGGTGGCCACTGCAAGCACGCGACCAGGGAAAGTGCGCGCTCGGGTGGCCGGGGCCACCGCAGCCCCAGCGGACTTCCGCAGGCCACCAGCCGCGACAATGTCGTCAACGACCAGCGGCGCGTTCATCCAGTCGGACCCACCGGTTGGCCAGGGTGGGTCCTTGCCGCTCAGCATCACCCCGCCTACTGTCCGCAGGGGAGGGTGATGCTGTCCCTATCTGTCCCCACGTGGAGTGCGAGCATGGCGGAACGGTTCGGTGAGGTGCTGAAATCGATGCGGGAGGCGGCAGGTGTCAGCCTGCGAGCCCTCGCCGAACGGACCTACTACAGCAAGTCGGAAATCGCCCGGGTCGAATCCGGTCAGCGTCCACCGACATCCGGCCTCGTGGCCGCCTACGACACCGCGCTCGGCACGGCGCCGCTGCTGACCACTCTGCTTGCCCTCGATGGGGAGGACCACACCATGCAGCGACGTGCACTACTGGCCACGCTCACCGCCGCGACCGGCGCGGCCGGTATCGCCGGGGTTACTGCCGTCGCCGAGCTGATCCGGCATGGGTTGCTGGACGGTGCCGGGGAGGTCGAGGACTGGGGGCAGACGGTGACCGAGTATTCGCGCCGCCTAGTCGTGGACCCGTCCCCGGCGTTCGGTGCCGCGTTGCTGGGGCAGGTGATGTTGTGCAAGCAACAAATCGTGGACGCGGGTCCGACGGCAGAGCGGCTACGCGCTGCTGCCCTGCTCGGCCAGTTGTACGGACTCTGGCAGGGCAACCAGGACAAGATCAGTGAGGCGCATGGGTGGTACCGCGCCGCCGCGACCCTCGCCGACCGGTCTGGCGACACCCCCGCCCGCGTGTTCACCCGGGCTCGCACCGCGAGCCGGGGGATTTTCGAGGGGTACACCCTCACCGAGACGCGCGACCATGCCCGGGAAGCCCTCGACATTTCCGACCGGCCATCCCTCGGCGCTCTCGAAGCGCACTCCGCGCTGGTGCACGTCCACGCCCTCGCAGAAGATCTGCCCGGTGGCCGGCGTGCGCTGGCGGGGATGCTCGACGTCGCTGACCGACTTGACGACAACAGCCCCGACGGGCCGGCGGCCCGCACCATCTCCTTCGTCCACTACCTCGAATCTCGGTGCGGGTCACCGCGCTCCGCTGACCGGATATGGGAGCAGGCCGAACCCATGTTGCGGCCCATCCCTGTGTGGTGGCGCGAGGCGCAATGCTACTACGGGCTGTCGTTGGTTCGACGCGGTGACGTGGCCGAGGGGGTGCGGTACGCGCTCGACGCGGTCGCTGCCCTGCCCGCCCCGGTGCGGACCGTCGGTGTGGCCGTGGCCGATCTGCTGCGGGTGGTGCCGGCCGGGTACCGGTCAGCCGAGTTGGACGAGCTACGCGCCCACGCCCCCACCACCCCCGGCCCGTGGGTAGCCTTGGCCGTGTGACGAAGCCACGGCGGCACACCCCGGAGGATCTGGCCAGGGCTCAGGCTGCCCGGGATGAGGCCCGGCCGATGATCGAGCTAGTTGAGGCGGTGCGAGACGAGCCGGGCCGCTTGGTGCGCAACCCCTGCGACGACCGGACTTGCCCGACTTGCTGGGGCACCCCAGAAGAGGGCGAACACGCGCGGCGGACGGGCCTGCCGCTCGGGCATCCGTCGGCGCCACCGGTACGGCCGGAGCAGCGTGGCTTCGTGTCGAAGGATGGTGGGCCGAAGCCGTGGGAGCGGGACTGAGGCGCCAGCATGGTTGCCGCCCCCGTTTACCCCCCCCCCCCCCCCCCCCCCCCCCCCCCCCGAAAACCACTGCCAACGGTTGACCAGCGGCGACAAGCGATGATCACCTTGCCTGGTTGTTTGCGCAGGTCAACGCACAATACTGACAGCCGATGACGATGCCAAGGTCAAAGGGTTCGGGACGAGAGGCAGAGGTTAACCAGGGTCTTTGTTCAGGCGCTGGAGTCGGATCGGGTGCGCCGGGGCGAGCGATAGGCACCATTGACAGTCGGTCGCTGCTGTGCATAACCGTTCACTGTAAGCAACCTGTCGAGGGGGATCTATGAACAGTATGCGTGCAGCGAGCTGCGCTATCGCCCTGACCGTCGCCTTGCTCTCGACCGGAGCGAGCGCAGTAGCCTCTCCGCCGGCATCGGATCCGTCGCCAGCCGCGGCTCAACCCGGACTGGCGCCCGCCGGTGCGGAAGGTACGCACCTCGACGAGGAGGGCAACGTCCTGTCGATGCAGGGGGTGGACGCCGACCGAGTAGCAGGCGTCGGGCTCGACACGTATGACGAAGACGTACCACGGGATCGCCTACGGGACGCGAGTCCTACGGCGACGGAGTGCCCGTAGTAGTCGCGGGAGTCACGACCCGCCAGGGAGGCCGGGAAAGCCGGACCGCAGGGCGAAGGGGCACAGGTGATCACGACGTCCAGCGATGGGAGGTACGCGTGATGCGGAACGCCGCAACGGTGCTGGGCGTCATCCGGGAACGCGGCAGGCGTGGCCTGCCGATCGAGAGGCTGTATCGGCAACTGTTCAATCCGCAGTTGTTCCTGCTGGCCTACGGGCGCATCTACGCCAACAAGGGGTCGATGACGCCCGGAGTCACGCCGGAGACCGTGGACGGCATGTCCCTGGCCAAGATCGAAGCGATCATCGACGTGCTACGTCGTGAGCGCTACCGATGGCGGCCGGTCAAGCGGGTGCACATCCCGAAGAGCAACGGGAGATCGCGCCCGCTGGGCCTGCCGACGTGGTCGGACAAACTGGTCGCTGAGGTGGTGCGTCTGCTGTTGGAGGCGTACTACGACGTCCAGTTCTCCGACCGGTCCCACGGTTTCCGTCCGGGCCGGGGCTGCCACACCGCGTTGAGTGAGGTGGTCGAGGTCTGGAAGGGAACGCACTGGTTCATCGAGGGCGACATCTCCGACTGCTTCGGGTCTCTTGATCACCAGGTCATGGGCTCGACTCTTGCGGAGAAGATCCATGACGGCCGGTTCCTGCGGCTGGTGTCCAACATGCTCACGGCCGGGTACCTGCAGGACTGGCGATGGCACGCCACGCTCAGCGGTGCGCCGCAGGGCGGGGTGGCGTCACCGGTCCTGTCGAACATCTACCTGGACCGGTTGGACCGATTCGTCGAGCAGACCCTGCTGCCTGAATACCATCAAGGCATCCGGCGTCGGCGCCACCGCGCCTACCAAGTCGTCGTCGACCAGATCGCGAAGGCCAAACGCCACGGTGACCGTGCTGCGGTCCGGCTGCTCACGCAGCGCCGCCGCCGGATACCGAGCCAGGACCCCAACGATCCGGGCTATCGACGACTTCGGTATGTGCGCTACGCCGACGACTGGCTGCTGGGGTTCGCCGGACCGCGGCACGAAGCCGAACAGATCAAGACGCGGATCGCGACGTTCCTGCGCGAGGAACTCAAGCTGGAACTCTCGCCATCCAAGACGTTGATCACCCACGCCACCAGCCAGGCGGCGCGGTTCCTCGGCTACGAGGTCAAGACGCAACACTCGGACACGAAGATCACCCGGGGCCGCCGAGCGGCCAACGGGGCAATCGGACTGTTCGTGCCCCGCGACGTCATCAGGCAGCGATGCGCGAACTACCTGCGCGAAGGCAAACCCGCTCAACGCGGTGCGCTGCTTCACGACGACGACTTCACCATCGTCGCGAAGTACCAGGCCGAGTACCGGGGCCTGGTCCAGTACTACCTCCTCGCCCAGGACGTGTTCCGCCTGGACACCCTGCGCTGGGTCATGGAGACCTCCATGCTCAAGACCCTCGCAGGCAAACACCGGTCCACCGTCACGAAGATGGCCCGCAAGTACAAGACGGTCATCGGCACCCCTGACGGGCCACGGACCTGTTTCCAGGTCACCGTCCCCCGGGACCGGGGCAGGAAACCACTGGTCGCCCGCTTCGGTGGAATACCGCTACGCCGCCAACGCGCAGCGGTCCTGACCGACACGTCACCGATCATGGCCAGCGCCAAACGCAACGAACTGATCCACCGGCTGCTGGCCGGACGCTGCGAGCTCTGCGAGTCCACCGACAGGTTGGAAGTCCATCACCTGCGGAAACTCGCCGACCTCAACCGCCGCGATCGACCCGACAAACCCGCATGGGGTGCACCTCATGGCCAAACGCCGCCGCAAGACCCTCGTGATCTGCCGGAACTGCCACGAGGACATCCATGCCGGTCGGACACGCACATCCACCCGGAACTGACCACTGGAGAGCCGTGTGTCAGGGAAACCGACCAGCACGGTTCGGGAAGAGGCCGACGGAAAAGGACCCACACCACGGGCACCTCGCCGGCGGCCCACTTCACCCGTGCGGGCGGGTCCGGAAAACGGACCTGGAGCAATCCAGGCACCGCGCCCGGGCCCGACCCAACACCTTCGCCTGGTTCACCGGCTACCGCCGCCTCACCATCCGCTACGAACGCAACCCCGGCCTCTACTGCGCATTCGTCGCCCTCGCCGCCGCCCTGACCTGCCACAAGCTCTACCTCAAACTCACCACCTGAGACAGGCTCTAAACGGCTAGCTATTTACGAAACACAACACTAGCCGCTTGTGGAGGCGCGTTAACAGGGGACCCGTGCTATACCTCAGGCGTTAACAAGGTGCCCTTCCTTGCATCAGTGCGCGCTGCATCGGCGCTTCCCTGCATCAGTGCTTGCGTGCAGTCAGCGCCAGCCGACGTCGATGCGGTCGCCTCGGTCGTCGAAGAAGTGCAGGGCGTCCATCCGGACCTTCACGCTGAGCGGATGACCGGTGGAGACCGCCGGGTACGGTGCCAGCCGGACGGCCAACTCGGCCGGGCGGCGGTGGTGGCGGCCCGGATCGTTCAGGACGCTGGTGTTGGTGCCGCCGATCGACGCGTGTTCGCCCTGCTCGACGGCGACCCGACCGGTGAACCGCTGCATCATCTGTCCGAACCGGCGCAGGCCACGCTGACCGAGCGGGGTGTCACCGTCGATCGGACCACCGACCTCGTCGACCACGATCGCGGAGGCCCCGATGTCGAGGAAGGCCAGGGACTCGTGGCCGTGGTGTTCGAGGTAGCGGATCCGGCCCCGGAGAACGTCGCCGGAGGTGTCCGGAGCGACCGGGGTGAGCGCCTCCGCACGCATCCCGACCACGATCCGCTCCCCGTGGTAGTGCGCCACCGCCCGGCTGCGGATGTCGTTCCAGGGCAGGTAGAGCGCCTGCTCGCCGAGGGTGAGGGTGACGTACCGGTCGAGGTGGACGTAGACCGACGCCTCCAGCAGGTTCATCCGGGGGCTGCCAAGGAACGCGGCGACATAGAGGGTGGCCGGGCGGCCGTACACCTGGGTGGGGGTGCCGACGTCCTGGAGGACGCCCTTGCGCATGATGGCGACCCGGTCGGCCATGGTCAGCGCCTCGGCCTGGTCGTGGGTCACGTAGACGGTGGTGACGCCCAGCTCACGGGTCAGGCCGGAGATCTCCGCGCGCAGCTCGGCGCGCAGGCCGCTGTCCAGGTTCGACAGCGGTTCGTCCATCAGGAACAGGCCGGGCCGGCGTACGATCGCCCGGCCCATCGCCACCCGTTGCCGCTGCCCGCCGGAGAGCTGGCTGGGACGTCGGGCCAGCACGTCGCCGATACCGAGGGCGCTGGCCACGTCGCCGACCCGCTCGCCGCGCGGGGTCGGTTCGACGCCGGCCAGCTTGAGCGGGAAGGCGATGTTGTCGTTGACGCTCATGTGCGGATAGAGGGCGAAGTCCTGGAAGACCATCGCGATCCGCCGTTCCCGGGGCGGCAGCTCGTTCGCCCACTCGCCGTCGAGCATCACCGCGCCTGAGGTCGGTTCCTCCAGCCCGGCGATCATCCGGAGTACCGTGGACTTGCCACAGCCGGACGGCCCGAGCAGCACCATGAACTCGCCGTCGTTGACCTCGAGATTGATGGTGTCGACGGCGACGGTGCCGTCCCGGAAGACCTTTATCACATCCTTGAGCGCGACGGTTGTCACCGTCTCCTCCCCCAGCTCGTCGGCGAACCCGGAAATGACTGTGGCGAGGATCATGCGGTGAGCACATCGGGTAAACGTGCCATGTTCGAATCGTGACAGACCTATTTCGGTCCATCGAATGACGGCGATTGCACGGAAAGAGGAACTCAGGCGGCCGTCTCGCCCAGGAAGACCTGCCGGGCCACCCGTTCGGCGGCGTGCCCGTCCTCCAGCGCGCAGAACCGTTCCCGGAACGCGGTCCGGGCCCGGTCGGCCTCCGGTGTGTCCAGCGCGCCGGAGCGGAACACGTCGAGCAGTTCGGGGAAGGTACGCGCCACCGCACCGGGCGGCTCGGCGGTGACGTCGAAGTAGACCCCCCGGGTCAACCGGTACGCGTCCCAGTCCGGCGCGTAGACGACGATCGGCCGGTCCAGGACCGCGTAGTCGAACATCGCGGACGAGTAGTCGGTGACCAGCACGTCGGCCGCGAGATAGAGGTTTTCGACGCGGGGATGGTCGCTGACGTCGACGATCCGGGCCCGGCTGCTCGGGCCCGGCGTCCGGAGATCCCGGTCATGGAAGTAGTGGCTGCGCATCAGCAGCAGGCCGGACGGGCCGACCGCGTCGAGGAACCGCTCCGGGTCGAACGGTGGACGGTAGCCGGGCAGGTGCTCCCGGTGCGTCGGGGCGTACAGCACCACCCGCTCGCCGAGGCCGGCACCCACCTCCGCGCGCAGCCGCAGGACCTCCTCGGCGGTGGCGGTCACCAACCGGTCGTTGCGGGGATAGCCCACCTCCAGAGTGGTGTACGCGGCCGGATAGGCCCGTTCCCACATCTGCGTGGAGAAGCTGTTCGCGGTGACCGAGAAGTCCCAGCGGTCCACCCGGCGCAGCAGCCCGGCGAAGTCCATGCCGGTCGCGCCCAGCGGGTACCGCTGCTGGTCCAGCCCCATCACCTTGACCGGGGTGCCGTGGTGGGTCTGCACGTGCACCGTGCCCGGTCGCTTGCGGACCGAGTCCGGAAAGTTGACGTTGTTGATCAGCCACCGGGCGCGGGCCAGCACCCGGTGGTACGCGGCCGTACCGGCCACCACGTACTCAATCCCGTCGGGCAGGGTGTGCACCCGGTCCCGCCGGACGATCCAGACGCCCCGCACGTGCGGCGCCAGCCGCCGCGCCGCCTCGTACACCGCAGCCGGGTTGCAGGCGTACCCGCGATACCAGTACGCCGCGTACACGGCCAGGTTCTCGTCGACCGGCCGGCGTCGCTCGATCCACTGGTACTCGCGCAGCGCGGCGTCACGGGCCAGGCGTACGCCCCGACGGGCCGGCGGGCCCACCCGGTGCCGGGCCCGGCGGGCGACCCGGCGGGCGACCCGGCGGGCCGTCTCGCCCGCGCGGCCGGTGGCCCGTAGTGCGCTGAACGTCCGCCATCGACC from Micromonospora craniellae encodes the following:
- a CDS encoding JmjC domain-containing protein — encoded protein: MSLELLLGSEAAHDLVAAWPDRPYTLTLPGDSPIGRVISAQTIRGFLDTGCAPSAYVNVFHRGEGLHPARYSSDDRVLPASAQVLLDKGCTFQLRELNRWHPPLGVFCAGIQAETGCAGYVTAFITPPGHQGLDYHWDQYLSIVVQLEGSKTWELWKPRVDAPYRDHSMSTDLWQDEWVAQWMQAGPDYEFELTVGDVLVLPRGWVHNPHSRNASEASVHLTFVLKERVPQWVAERLIGSAINDVRFRTVIPPSGLDPAQMPETIKGVRALVIDYLNGLNVEEMVPALRHAAEKEMSHATL
- a CDS encoding ABC transporter ATP-binding protein, with product MILATVISGFADELGEETVTTVALKDVIKVFRDGTVAVDTINLEVNDGEFMVLLGPSGCGKSTVLRMIAGLEEPTSGAVMLDGEWANELPPRERRIAMVFQDFALYPHMSVNDNIAFPLKLAGVEPTPRGERVGDVASALGIGDVLARRPSQLSGGQRQRVAMGRAIVRRPGLFLMDEPLSNLDSGLRAELRAEISGLTRELGVTTVYVTHDQAEALTMADRVAIMRKGVLQDVGTPTQVYGRPATLYVAAFLGSPRMNLLEASVYVHLDRYVTLTLGEQALYLPWNDIRSRAVAHYHGERIVVGMRAEALTPVAPDTSGDVLRGRIRYLEHHGHESLAFLDIGASAIVVDEVGGPIDGDTPLGQRGLRRFGQMMQRFTGRVAVEQGEHASIGGTNTSVLNDPGRHHRRPAELAVRLAPYPAVSTGHPLSVKVRMDALHFFDDRGDRIDVGWR
- a CDS encoding helix-turn-helix domain-containing protein, with translation MAERFGEVLKSMREAAGVSLRALAERTYYSKSEIARVESGQRPPTSGLVAAYDTALGTAPLLTTLLALDGEDHTMQRRALLATLTAATGAAGIAGVTAVAELIRHGLLDGAGEVEDWGQTVTEYSRRLVVDPSPAFGAALLGQVMLCKQQIVDAGPTAERLRAAALLGQLYGLWQGNQDKISEAHGWYRAAATLADRSGDTPARVFTRARTASRGIFEGYTLTETRDHAREALDISDRPSLGALEAHSALVHVHALAEDLPGGRRALAGMLDVADRLDDNSPDGPAARTISFVHYLESRCGSPRSADRIWEQAEPMLRPIPVWWREAQCYYGLSLVRRGDVAEGVRYALDAVAALPAPVRTVGVAVADLLRVVPAGYRSAELDELRAHAPTTPGPWVALAV
- a CDS encoding bifunctional glycosyltransferase/CDP-glycerol:glycerophosphate glycerophosphotransferase encodes the protein MTLISFVVPAFRVQGYLRECLDSILGQPIADIEVIGIDDCSPDAVGDILDEYAARDDRVKAVRLEDNVGLGPARNVGLDLAVGEYVWFVDGDDWLAPGCLAEVADRLRATRPDVLLVDHVRTYWDDRASASAMAEVFPEPPGPETFRLAERPETLELLHTAWNRLLRRQFLADAELRFAPGWYEDVSFSYPALLAADRIGVLDVVCVNYRQRRAGAITKTQGERHFEVFHQWHRVFRDLDRFGAEDLRPAVFTRMMWHYLTVLGTDERIPAELRPTFFARITIEHARFRPPGGHRVPDGLEGLKHRLVAAGRWRTFSALRATGRAGETARRVARRVARRARHRVGPPARRGVRLARDAALREYQWIERRRPVDENLAVYAAYWYRGYACNPAAVYEAARRLAPHVRGVWIVRRDRVHTLPDGIEYVVAGTAAYHRVLARARWLINNVNFPDSVRKRPGTVHVQTHHGTPVKVMGLDQQRYPLGATGMDFAGLLRRVDRWDFSVTANSFSTQMWERAYPAAYTTLEVGYPRNDRLVTATAEEVLRLRAEVGAGLGERVVLYAPTHREHLPGYRPPFDPERFLDAVGPSGLLLMRSHYFHDRDLRTPGPSSRARIVDVSDHPRVENLYLAADVLVTDYSSAMFDYAVLDRPIVVYAPDWDAYRLTRGVYFDVTAEPPGAVARTFPELLDVFRSGALDTPEADRARTAFRERFCALEDGHAAERVARQVFLGETAA
- a CDS encoding reverse transcriptase/maturase family protein, with protein sequence MRNAATVLGVIRERGRRGLPIERLYRQLFNPQLFLLAYGRIYANKGSMTPGVTPETVDGMSLAKIEAIIDVLRRERYRWRPVKRVHIPKSNGRSRPLGLPTWSDKLVAEVVRLLLEAYYDVQFSDRSHGFRPGRGCHTALSEVVEVWKGTHWFIEGDISDCFGSLDHQVMGSTLAEKIHDGRFLRLVSNMLTAGYLQDWRWHATLSGAPQGGVASPVLSNIYLDRLDRFVEQTLLPEYHQGIRRRRHRAYQVVVDQIAKAKRHGDRAAVRLLTQRRRRIPSQDPNDPGYRRLRYVRYADDWLLGFAGPRHEAEQIKTRIATFLREELKLELSPSKTLITHATSQAARFLGYEVKTQHSDTKITRGRRAANGAIGLFVPRDVIRQRCANYLREGKPAQRGALLHDDDFTIVAKYQAEYRGLVQYYLLAQDVFRLDTLRWVMETSMLKTLAGKHRSTVTKMARKYKTVIGTPDGPRTCFQVTVPRDRGRKPLVARFGGIPLRRQRAAVLTDTSPIMASAKRNELIHRLLAGRCELCESTDRLEVHHLRKLADLNRRDRPDKPAWGAPHGQTPPQDPRDLPELPRGHPCRSDTHIHPELTTGEPCVRETDQHGSGRGRRKRTHTTGTSPAAHFTRAGGSGKRTWSNPGTAPGPDPTPSPGSPATAASPSATNATPASTAHSSPSPPP
- a CDS encoding IS3 family transposase (programmed frameshift); its protein translation is MAVAEDGVMSRKKGPRSGGPRARRSFTPGQKLELLAGYEKAVAAGDGGAFLRREGLYSSLMSEWRRARDAGLLQGKPAGQTVGRPSAEQAEIARLRRELELAQAKLARTETALTIMGKAPRALGGHLQERAGRSGRVRARQTLMDTYHQLTSAKVPTREAKRLTGIARSSADRDRRRPTPARPMRRTPANALTLAEREHVLRLVNSPEFVDAAPAQIYAALLDQGVYVGSIATMYRILREHEQVRERRRQARRPARQRPELVADAPRQVYTWDITKLAGPVKGIYYDAYVMIDVYSRYIVGVRVHARESGPLAENMMREVFDVHGVPHVVHADRGTSMTSKSVADLLEDLQVARSHSRPKTSNDNPYSEAWFKTLKYAPVFPNRFASLAHSRAFMNDFVTWYNHAHRHSGIGLHTPADVHHGRHHQVHAARLDTLAAARAAHPERFGATTRTTPKILDLPEQVWINQPQPQPQQQAA
- a CDS encoding DUF397 domain-containing protein — translated: MDQGTPPGSNPGADDLYAGDISNVSLRRLCGGGITNTMESCVAAGVHPNDPNAIIIGDSKLGAASPLLVFNRDELDNFFAAYQAGEI